A segment of the Amycolatopsis thermophila genome:
CCGAACCGCCTTCGCGTGCGCAGTGCGCGCAGCAGAAGAACCGGCCCTCGACCTCCACGCCGTGCCCGAGGATGCGGCACCCGCAGTGCTCGCAGTTCGGCGCGATCTTCTGCGCCGCGCATTCCAGGCTGTCGAAGGTGTAGGTGTCGCCGCTGACGGTGCGGACCTCGAAGGACATCCAGTAGTCGTTGCCGCAGACCACACAGGTCGCCATCGTCCCGCTCCTCCTCGATTTCCGTCCTTTTCGCAGAAAGCCTGCGCGCCTGGGGAATACCCGGCAACTTGATCAATTCCCGCCCCGGTGACAATTGCCGGGCACCCGATTTACCCTGGTTCTCGCGGGAGGTGGTCGGTGATGCACGCAGCCGTCGGAGACCGGATCCTGGTCCACGGGCGCACCGTGGGAGCGGCGGAACAACGCGGGGAGATCGTCGAGGTCCGCGGGGACAACGGCGGGCCACCGTTCCTCGTCCGGTTCGAGGACGGGCACGAAGGCCTGATCTTCCCCGGCTCCGACTGCGAGGTCACCCCGGAGCACCCGGCGAACAACCCCTGATCTCGGACAACCCCTCACCCGGACATCCTCGACGAGGCCGCGTTACGTGGGCATGGTCACCCCGCCGGCGGGATGACAGGACCAGCCGGCCCGGTTGAGACTGGATGAAGGACAGCTCGTACCGCCATGGACGGTGATGGGCTGTCCTTATTCGTGCCCGTCGACTGTATCGATGCAGACGTCCCTCGAAAGGAGAACCGTGCCCATCGCGCTGCTCGCGCTCGCCGTCGGTGCCTTCGGTATCGGCACCACGGAATTCGTCATGATGGGTGTCCTTCCGCAGACGGCCGCGACGTTCGGGGTGGACATCCCGACCGCGGGCCACCTCATCTCCGCCTACGCGCTCGGCGTCGTCGTCGGCGCGCCGCTGCTGACCGCCGTCGCCGTGCGGCTGCCGCGCAAGACGATGCTGCTGGCGATGATGGCGCTGTTCACGGCCGGCAACCTGCTGTTCGCCGTCGCGCCGAACCAGGAGTTCGGTGTGGTCTTCCGGTTCCTCGCCGGGCTGCCGCACGGCGCGTTCTTCGGCGCCGGCGCGGTCGTCGCGTCGAGCCTGGTCAAGCCCGGTGACCGCGCCAAGGCCGTGTCGATGATGTTCCTCGGCCTGACCCTGGCCAACGTCGTGGGCGTGCCGCTGGGCACGCTGCTCGGCCAGCAGGTCGGCTGGCGGTTCACCTTCGCCGTCGTCGCGATGATCGGCCTGGTCGCCGTGCTCGCGATCGCCAAGCTCGTGCCGCACCAGGGCCGTCCCGAATCCCCGTCGCTGCGCGGTGAACTCGGCGCGTTCCGCCGCCCGCAGGTGTGGCTGGCGCTGGCGATCGTCACGTTCGGCCTGGGTGGCGTGTTCGCCTGCCTGTCCTACGTCACGCCGATGATGACCGACGTCGCCGGCTACCAGCCCAGCACCGTGACACTGCTGCTCGCGCTCGCCGGGGTCGGCATGACCATCGGCAACCTGCTGGGCGGGCGGCTGGCCGACAAGGCGCTGATGCCGAGCCTGTACGTGGCGCTGCTCGCGCTCGCCGCGGTGCTGGGGGTCTTCACCGTCACCGCGCACAACAAGGTCGGCGCCGCGGTCACGATCTTCCTGGTCGGCATCGCCGGGTTCATGATCGGCCCGATGATGCAGACCCGCGTCATGCTCAAGGCCGGTGGCACGCCGTCGATGGTGTCGGCCGCGGTGCAGTCCGCGTTCAACGTCGCCAACTCGATCGGCGCGTACCTGGGCGGCCTGGTGATCGCGGGCGGGCTCGGCCTGGTCTCGCCGAACTGGGTCGGCGCCGGGCTGGCCGTCGTCGGCCTGACGATCGCGCTGGTGTCCGGTTCGCTGGACCGCCGCGAGCAGGCCCGGCCCCCGGCGATGGCCGAGGCCTGACTCACATGCCGAACGGTCCGTCGGTGATCGTGAAGGCCAGGAAGAGGATCAGCACGCCGAGCCCGGCGTAGCTCAGGACG
Coding sequences within it:
- a CDS encoding Prokaryotic metallothionein; this encodes MATCVVCGNDYWMSFEVRTVSGDTYTFDSLECAAQKIAPNCEHCGCRILGHGVEVEGRFFCCAHCAREGGSGLGAEIRDTAGAHPG
- a CDS encoding DUF1918 domain-containing protein, giving the protein MHAAVGDRILVHGRTVGAAEQRGEIVEVRGDNGGPPFLVRFEDGHEGLIFPGSDCEVTPEHPANNP
- a CDS encoding MFS transporter — its product is MPIALLALAVGAFGIGTTEFVMMGVLPQTAATFGVDIPTAGHLISAYALGVVVGAPLLTAVAVRLPRKTMLLAMMALFTAGNLLFAVAPNQEFGVVFRFLAGLPHGAFFGAGAVVASSLVKPGDRAKAVSMMFLGLTLANVVGVPLGTLLGQQVGWRFTFAVVAMIGLVAVLAIAKLVPHQGRPESPSLRGELGAFRRPQVWLALAIVTFGLGGVFACLSYVTPMMTDVAGYQPSTVTLLLALAGVGMTIGNLLGGRLADKALMPSLYVALLALAAVLGVFTVTAHNKVGAAVTIFLVGIAGFMIGPMMQTRVMLKAGGTPSMVSAAVQSAFNVANSIGAYLGGLVIAGGLGLVSPNWVGAGLAVVGLTIALVSGSLDRREQARPPAMAEA